A window of Shewanella mesophila contains these coding sequences:
- a CDS encoding ChrR family anti-sigma-E factor — translation MIKHHPTSSVLRHFVAGELPVSVAVIVASHVELCDECRAAVQLLTEQAAAQAFDDTVMGEALSGLQSDTPIEDDEFFKAFDFDAATVSDITGSDAANMIESITEQSALINSALAQTVNEIEISGTRIKLPRAIKSIALREWQGLGKLSRARLALEDQELRASLLHIDKGGSVPCHTHKGFEITLILRGSFEDEMGSYREGDFMWLDGDHTHQPVTKEGCVCLTVSSDAIHFTQGMSQLLNPIGRFIY, via the coding sequence ATGATTAAACATCATCCAACATCAAGTGTATTAAGGCATTTTGTTGCAGGCGAACTTCCTGTATCGGTAGCCGTGATCGTCGCGAGCCATGTTGAGCTGTGTGACGAGTGTCGTGCAGCAGTTCAATTGCTTACAGAACAGGCTGCGGCGCAAGCCTTCGATGACACCGTCATGGGTGAAGCACTTTCTGGACTGCAAAGCGATACTCCGATAGAAGACGATGAGTTTTTTAAGGCGTTTGATTTTGATGCCGCCACTGTTAGTGATATCACCGGCAGCGATGCTGCAAACATGATTGAATCTATTACTGAGCAGTCAGCCCTGATTAATTCGGCGTTAGCTCAAACCGTTAACGAAATTGAGATCTCAGGTACGCGGATCAAGTTGCCACGAGCGATTAAATCGATAGCGCTGAGAGAATGGCAGGGACTGGGTAAACTGTCTCGCGCTCGTTTAGCGCTAGAAGATCAGGAACTCAGAGCCAGTCTACTTCATATCGACAAGGGCGGCAGCGTGCCGTGCCATACCCACAAAGGGTTTGAGATCACCTTAATATTGCGAGGCAGCTTTGAAGATGAAATGGGGTCATATCGCGAGGGTGACTTTATGTGGCTCGATGGCGATCATACCCATCAGCCAGTAACGAAAGAGGGCTGTGTTTGTCTGACAGTATCGAGTGATGCCATTCATTTTACCCAAGGTATGAGTCAGCTATTAAATCCAATTGGCCGTTTTATCTACTAG
- a CDS encoding DUF3413 domain-containing protein has protein sequence MIERKKEMGRDRVSRLVSWGHWFAFFNGFLAMIIGVRYIETVGAPESLIGWSYLTISTLGHFSFLAFIVYLVVLFPISLILPYSKILRGLAAVAATISLCILLYDTIIYDDYGLHLSPFVFDIAWADLNSLLQGTSYIVTPLGIIILELTAANFLWKRIEKIRKSNYGNKVVIFIGICFVSSHLIHIWADAADVTEITRLDDAYPLSYPATARSFMERHGIEKGEMSHNDTRTQPTLNYPISPLQCSANDRVNLLLVTVDGFRADMVDEVTMPFLYQYARNNHQFSRHHSGGTIHESGMFSLLYGLQGSYIAASDLDYRSPVLTQELTQQGYALGLFAPKMESVVPNAIYQNLEDHTQSLSEGIADADIRSIETFKTWQAEQVQPWFALINLQSPDSYDTPIGFLGIETVKPKQALKPAQKVLFNQYRQSLNFIDKQLQQLLTQVPEETFVLITGVNGKVFTSDNNEARTNLSPVNVNVPLIINWPGPANAKTVNYSTSHYGIVPTLMTQLLNCNNKAQDYSSGQSLLQPNPNNWTYVGDNLVFGIYQEDEITVIDRHGKYRIYDKDYSQRLRKKISAPEFIQVMREGRRFYNH, from the coding sequence ATGATCGAGCGAAAAAAAGAGATGGGTCGTGATCGCGTATCACGCTTAGTCAGTTGGGGGCATTGGTTTGCCTTTTTCAATGGCTTCTTAGCTATGATTATTGGCGTCCGTTATATTGAGACGGTCGGCGCGCCAGAGAGTTTGATCGGTTGGAGCTATTTAACGATAAGTACCTTGGGCCACTTTAGCTTTCTAGCGTTTATTGTCTATTTGGTTGTGCTGTTTCCCATCAGTTTAATCTTGCCCTATTCAAAAATTCTCAGGGGATTGGCGGCGGTTGCCGCAACGATCAGCCTGTGCATTTTATTATATGACACCATCATCTATGACGACTATGGGCTGCACCTGAGTCCATTCGTATTTGATATCGCTTGGGCCGACCTTAATAGCTTACTCCAAGGCACCTCCTATATTGTCACGCCTCTGGGTATTATTATTCTTGAACTCACCGCGGCAAACTTTCTGTGGAAACGTATCGAAAAAATTCGTAAATCCAATTATGGAAACAAGGTGGTGATTTTCATCGGTATCTGTTTTGTCAGCAGCCACCTGATCCACATTTGGGCCGATGCGGCAGATGTCACAGAAATCACCCGATTAGATGACGCCTACCCCTTATCTTATCCAGCTACAGCGCGTTCTTTTATGGAGCGTCATGGCATTGAAAAGGGAGAAATGAGCCATAACGATACTCGCACACAACCTACGCTCAACTACCCTATTTCGCCACTGCAATGTAGCGCTAATGATAGGGTCAACTTATTGCTAGTCACGGTTGACGGCTTTAGAGCAGACATGGTCGATGAAGTAACTATGCCATTTCTTTATCAATACGCTCGAAACAACCACCAATTTAGTCGACATCACAGCGGTGGCACCATACATGAAAGTGGCATGTTCTCCCTGTTATACGGCCTTCAAGGCAGCTATATTGCAGCCAGTGATCTCGATTATCGCTCACCAGTATTAACTCAAGAGTTAACACAGCAAGGATACGCCCTTGGCTTGTTTGCGCCTAAAATGGAAAGCGTGGTTCCCAATGCGATCTACCAAAATTTAGAAGACCACACACAAAGCCTGAGTGAGGGCATTGCCGATGCCGATATCCGCAGCATCGAAACATTCAAAACATGGCAAGCTGAGCAGGTCCAACCTTGGTTTGCATTAATAAACCTGCAAAGTCCTGACAGCTACGATACCCCAATTGGCTTTCTTGGTATCGAGACAGTAAAACCTAAACAAGCGTTAAAGCCAGCACAGAAAGTATTATTTAATCAATATCGCCAATCACTTAATTTTATCGATAAACAATTGCAGCAACTATTAACTCAAGTGCCTGAAGAAACCTTTGTACTCATCACAGGTGTTAACGGTAAGGTATTTACTAGCGATAACAACGAAGCCCGCACTAACTTGTCACCAGTGAATGTCAATGTGCCTTTAATCATCAACTGGCCAGGGCCTGCTAACGCGAAAACGGTTAATTACTCCACCAGCCACTACGGTATAGTGCCAACCTTAATGACACAGCTTTTAAACTGTAATAACAAGGCGCAAGACTACAGTTCTGGCCAAAGTTTACTCCAGCCAAACCCCAATAACTGGACCTATGTCGGTGACAATTTAGTCTTTGGTATTTATCAAGAAGATGAAATCACCGTGATTGACCGCCATGGTAAATATCGCATCTATGATAAAGATTACAGTCAACGATTACGCAAGAAGATCAGTGCACCTGAGTTTATTCAAGTGATGCGAGAAGGACGAAGATTCTACAACCACTAA
- a CDS encoding sigma-70 family RNA polymerase sigma factor, giving the protein MQQIVSKSYPKRESKIIANNIKTQVPAELSHWLTLVAEQRDKQAFTALFEFFAPKIKRFGIKQLGSDAQANELVQETMTNVWRKSHLYNIDKGAATTWVYTVMRNASFDILRRIKAKNEQNLGDDIWPIDMAQDELQGEEDNFGDHLMEKQMLVYVNTLPEAQQAVVKGVYYQELSQEQLAQQLGVPIGTIKSRLRLALSKLKLQMGEDYHD; this is encoded by the coding sequence ATGCAGCAAATAGTGAGCAAAAGCTACCCAAAGAGGGAGAGCAAGATTATTGCCAATAATATCAAGACTCAGGTGCCAGCCGAGTTGTCTCATTGGCTGACGTTGGTTGCAGAGCAGAGAGACAAGCAGGCGTTTACTGCGCTGTTTGAGTTTTTTGCGCCTAAAATTAAACGTTTTGGTATTAAGCAGTTAGGAAGCGATGCTCAAGCCAACGAGTTAGTACAAGAAACTATGACCAATGTTTGGCGTAAGTCCCATCTGTATAACATAGATAAGGGCGCTGCAACGACTTGGGTCTATACGGTGATGCGCAACGCCTCTTTCGATATTCTTCGCCGAATAAAAGCCAAAAATGAACAAAATCTTGGTGATGACATCTGGCCTATCGATATGGCTCAAGATGAATTGCAAGGTGAAGAAGATAACTTTGGCGATCATCTGATGGAAAAACAGATGCTAGTTTATGTAAATACTCTGCCAGAAGCGCAGCAGGCGGTAGTCAAAGGAGTTTATTATCAAGAGCTTTCGCAAGAGCAACTGGCTCAGCAGTTAGGTGTGCCGATAGGCACAATAAAATCGAGATTAAGATTAGCGCTGAGCAAGCTTAAGTTGCAAATGGGGGAAGACTATCATGATTAA
- a CDS encoding LON peptidase substrate-binding domain-containing protein, which produces MIEQDIDKPTHEIQAHEAAREMAVFPLPLFILPDGIQRLRIFEARYLSMVVEAGERGGFVIARYDSNLAFNVPKWGTRVEIIDFHSDEGGILVVDVKGLNLVDLQTMRYRDDRLLLADSHYRPFWSVATVEPGLSDMGRLLEKLFEKNAALANLYPNPKFENLDWVCARLLEILPLSLNEKEKFIEPSMFDSLKVFLHTFIFGNENIN; this is translated from the coding sequence GTGATAGAACAGGATATAGACAAGCCTACGCATGAGATACAAGCACACGAAGCTGCCCGTGAAATGGCGGTATTTCCTTTGCCGTTATTTATTTTACCCGATGGTATTCAGCGATTACGTATCTTTGAGGCGCGTTATCTTTCTATGGTTGTCGAGGCTGGCGAGCGCGGTGGTTTTGTCATTGCTCGTTATGATAGCAACCTAGCGTTCAATGTGCCTAAATGGGGAACTAGAGTCGAAATTATCGACTTCCATTCTGATGAAGGTGGGATTTTAGTGGTTGATGTTAAGGGGCTCAATTTAGTTGACCTTCAAACCATGCGTTATCGAGACGATAGATTACTCTTGGCCGATAGTCATTATCGACCGTTCTGGTCAGTTGCTACCGTTGAGCCTGGTTTATCTGACATGGGACGTTTGTTGGAAAAACTGTTTGAGAAAAATGCCGCTTTGGCAAATCTTTACCCAAATCCAAAATTTGAAAATCTTGATTGGGTCTGTGCTCGCCTTTTAGAAATATTACCTTTATCTTTGAATGAAAAGGAGAAGTTCATCGAGCCTTCGATGTTTGATTCGCTTAAGGTGTTTCTCCATACATTTATTTTTGGCAACGAAAATATAAATTGA
- a CDS encoding YejL family protein — MAIQSKYSNTQVESIIAELLAVLDKHQAPTDLGLMVLGNCVTDLLIRKVPEEARAQVAEQFAKALTQSVKG; from the coding sequence ATGGCTATCCAATCAAAATATTCAAATACGCAAGTTGAATCGATTATTGCAGAACTTCTTGCTGTACTAGACAAGCATCAAGCACCAACCGACTTAGGTTTAATGGTCCTTGGTAACTGCGTCACCGACTTGCTTATTCGTAAAGTGCCTGAAGAGGCCCGAGCTCAAGTTGCTGAGCAGTTCGCCAAAGCGTTAACCCAATCGGTAAAAGGCTAA
- a CDS encoding 6-carboxytetrahydropterin synthase translates to MQLFVRDLTVIDFSYLCPIRGMVGESWIVDVLLDGGLDDQNMVLDFAKVKRTIKNTIDDVADHRLLIPTACSEVRWQQQGDRVWMDFNSLQGDIHLACPAQAFALIPTEIIDFESVNAFLQKALKEVLPDNVNGIALTLRNEMHETPFYHYSHGLKKHDGNCQRIAHGHRSPINVFENGVSAPQWDEYWSRRWKDIYLGSEDDLADIDELELSPQTMVTDETHYGFHYVAPQGDFQLAMPKKRCEIIPHDTTVELLAEFIANTLVSEVPGSTFKVIAYEGVGKGAISVKG, encoded by the coding sequence ATGCAACTTTTTGTTAGAGATTTAACCGTTATCGATTTTTCTTACTTATGCCCGATCAGAGGCATGGTGGGGGAAAGCTGGATCGTGGATGTTCTGCTCGATGGTGGTTTAGACGATCAAAATATGGTGCTCGATTTTGCTAAGGTCAAACGTACCATTAAAAACACCATTGATGATGTTGCCGATCATCGATTACTGATCCCTACTGCATGTTCTGAGGTTAGGTGGCAACAACAGGGCGATCGTGTATGGATGGATTTTAATAGCCTCCAAGGTGATATTCATCTGGCGTGTCCAGCGCAAGCATTTGCCTTGATCCCAACAGAAATTATCGATTTTGAAAGTGTTAATGCCTTCTTGCAAAAAGCCTTGAAAGAGGTACTGCCTGACAATGTTAACGGTATTGCCTTAACGCTGCGCAATGAGATGCATGAGACACCTTTCTATCATTACTCACATGGACTTAAGAAACATGACGGTAATTGTCAGCGGATCGCCCATGGTCATAGAAGCCCAATAAATGTGTTTGAGAATGGTGTCTCAGCGCCGCAATGGGATGAGTACTGGAGTCGCCGTTGGAAAGATATTTATTTGGGGTCTGAAGATGATCTTGCTGATATCGATGAACTCGAATTGTCGCCGCAGACCATGGTGACCGATGAGACCCACTACGGATTTCATTATGTTGCGCCTCAAGGTGACTTTCAGTTGGCGATGCCGAAAAAGCGTTGTGAGATCATTCCCCACGATACCACGGTTGAACTACTTGCCGAGTTTATTGCCAACACCTTAGTGAGCGAGGTGCCAGGCTCGACATTTAAGGTCATCGCCTATGAAGGAGTGGGCAAAGGGGCTATTTCGGTTAAAGGCTAG
- the yejK gene encoding nucleoid-associated protein YejK, which translates to MSIHVEQAIIHAISQDGEGQLSCRLRPQPLLNSQAVETMLEELHQTYTTKAGKGFGHFGTHGEDGEANPKFKDALTEYRNGELGFVEFSALAGKLLQEELAKYDFSQGGFLLMSCYTHMTSDYLYVSLLNAKSSMTVLDDMELSQNTHLDLNNVQLAARIDLTEWQADPDSLKYISFIRGRAGRKVADFFLDFMGCVEGVNTKAQNKQLMNAVEDFVASSELTKDERQQCREKVFEYCSERCDSGADIQLKDLADELADSGMDSFYDFAQGGEYELEDEFPGDKPTLRQLKKFSGTGGGVTLSFDGQHLGERVIYDPISDSILIKGVPANLKDQLDRRLKGGQ; encoded by the coding sequence ATGAGTATTCACGTCGAACAAGCAATTATTCACGCTATTTCCCAAGATGGCGAAGGCCAATTGAGCTGTAGATTACGTCCACAGCCTCTTTTAAATAGCCAAGCCGTAGAAACTATGCTCGAAGAGCTGCATCAGACTTACACCACAAAAGCAGGTAAAGGGTTTGGTCATTTCGGAACGCACGGTGAAGATGGTGAAGCTAATCCTAAGTTTAAGGACGCACTTACCGAGTATCGAAACGGTGAGTTAGGTTTTGTCGAATTTTCGGCATTGGCTGGTAAGTTACTGCAGGAAGAGTTAGCCAAGTACGATTTTAGTCAGGGCGGCTTCCTATTAATGTCATGTTATACCCACATGACTAGCGACTATCTATATGTATCACTACTCAATGCTAAGTCGTCGATGACGGTACTCGATGATATGGAGCTGTCGCAAAATACTCATCTTGATCTCAATAATGTGCAACTTGCTGCACGTATTGATTTAACCGAGTGGCAGGCCGATCCCGATTCGCTTAAATATATCTCTTTTATTCGCGGAAGAGCGGGTCGTAAAGTCGCTGACTTTTTCCTCGATTTTATGGGATGTGTCGAGGGTGTTAATACCAAGGCGCAAAACAAACAGCTGATGAATGCGGTTGAGGATTTTGTGGCCAGTAGCGAACTGACTAAAGATGAACGTCAACAGTGTCGTGAAAAGGTATTTGAATATTGCTCTGAGCGTTGTGATTCTGGGGCTGATATTCAGCTGAAAGATCTGGCAGATGAACTAGCTGATTCAGGTATGGACTCTTTTTATGATTTCGCCCAAGGGGGAGAGTATGAGCTTGAAGATGAATTCCCTGGTGATAAACCAACGTTACGTCAGTTAAAGAAGTTTTCGGGTACTGGTGGTGGGGTGACCCTGAGTTTTGATGGTCAGCATCTAGGTGAGCGGGTGATTTATGACCCTATTTCGGATTCCATTTTAATTAAAGGGGTTCCAGCCAACTTGAAAGACCAATTAGATCGCCGCCTTAAAGGTGGTCAGTAG
- a CDS encoding sensor domain-containing diguanylate cyclase, giving the protein MQLINIRHLAFAFALGILGLLVNLVPIQLFGNQQLVIGNMFFVIVAVFIGPWYALLTALLCATGLYIAWDSWHMFFLFPLEALWLGYARRKEFYSLYADIVYWIVVGIPLFYIYLNSLSELPNSYLTFIILKQGINGLLYTALASIIVTLIPVRFHIKDKITNQKRKSFNQQLTYTFTQILTLVLLVSALIFNNHSLNQQQLAVKHRLEDSANHLGNAAQTIIDDHFRTIDNAARWLSFSGSDQSQWQGLLSKLHQSYPNFISMLITDDQGVITAASPIARLKESDRNNKTLSVMDRHYFQEAFFNQLTFISPAFLGRGFGNDPIVAISAPLYHANNQIKPIGILEGSLNLTQFAQIDHRDMDYETRSIILIDENNLVIYASKPLKMQPLEPLSFSMSGLNYKTKLNMINFNNLDSESPEYAYSKYILNNGWSLYVVVPFAPLLAEVEQQYLMMFTVLLFAFITTILLIQVISGRLTAPLEVIATKFSSWNVNGGELLLNDTTPKEIHTLSTSIQKSKQELLSYQLELEEKVALRTVELEKANTQLQALSEMDALTGLYNRRYTETHFPTLHDMCKRNGSALAFCIVDIDHFKQVNDTYGHQAGDKALITIATLMKQFFKRDTDIVSRYGGEEFLIILPQCNALQVEIHLNQFRQLIADTEIEMSPTQKAKLTVSMGTVVSNAGEFNNIDHWFKMADLNLYEAKESGRDKVICSLLAEGEY; this is encoded by the coding sequence ATGCAATTGATTAATATTCGCCATTTGGCATTCGCATTCGCTTTGGGCATTTTAGGTTTACTGGTAAACCTTGTCCCGATTCAACTGTTTGGCAACCAGCAGTTGGTCATTGGTAACATGTTCTTTGTTATTGTCGCCGTCTTTATTGGCCCTTGGTACGCCCTACTAACCGCACTTTTATGTGCAACGGGTCTCTATATCGCATGGGACAGTTGGCATATGTTCTTTTTATTTCCGCTCGAAGCGCTTTGGTTAGGTTATGCTCGCCGTAAAGAGTTCTATTCACTTTACGCAGATATTGTTTACTGGATCGTTGTCGGCATCCCACTGTTTTATATTTACTTAAACTCACTGTCAGAATTACCAAACAGTTATTTGACTTTTATTATATTAAAACAAGGAATTAATGGCTTACTCTATACTGCGCTAGCTTCAATCATTGTCACACTCATCCCAGTTCGATTTCATATTAAAGATAAGATAACCAATCAAAAACGTAAAAGCTTTAACCAACAGCTAACTTACACTTTCACCCAGATCCTAACTTTAGTGTTGCTAGTCTCAGCCCTTATTTTTAATAATCATTCTCTCAATCAACAGCAGTTAGCAGTAAAACATCGCCTTGAAGATTCAGCTAATCATCTAGGTAATGCAGCCCAAACCATTATTGATGATCATTTTCGCACCATAGATAATGCTGCTCGATGGCTTAGCTTTTCTGGCTCAGACCAAAGTCAATGGCAAGGGCTACTATCAAAACTACATCAGAGTTACCCTAACTTTATCTCAATGCTCATTACAGATGACCAAGGAGTCATTACCGCCGCAAGTCCCATTGCTCGTTTAAAAGAGTCAGATCGTAATAACAAAACCCTAAGCGTTATGGATAGGCATTACTTTCAAGAAGCATTTTTCAATCAGCTCACTTTTATTTCTCCAGCATTTCTGGGACGAGGATTTGGTAATGATCCCATTGTAGCGATCAGTGCACCTCTCTATCATGCCAACAATCAAATCAAACCAATTGGAATACTAGAGGGCTCACTAAACCTCACTCAATTTGCACAAATTGATCACCGAGATATGGACTATGAGACTCGCTCAATTATCTTAATCGATGAGAATAATTTAGTGATCTACGCATCTAAACCTCTCAAAATGCAGCCACTAGAGCCGCTATCATTCTCGATGAGTGGGCTCAACTATAAAACCAAGTTGAACATGATCAATTTTAATAATTTAGATAGCGAGAGCCCTGAGTACGCTTACTCTAAATACATACTCAATAATGGTTGGTCTCTCTATGTCGTCGTTCCCTTCGCGCCATTATTGGCCGAAGTAGAACAGCAATATTTGATGATGTTTACCGTGTTACTGTTTGCATTCATTACCACAATATTACTCATCCAAGTGATCAGTGGTAGATTAACCGCTCCACTTGAAGTGATAGCGACGAAGTTCAGCAGTTGGAATGTTAATGGAGGAGAACTGCTACTCAATGACACAACGCCCAAAGAGATCCACACCCTATCGACGAGTATTCAAAAGAGTAAACAGGAACTACTGAGTTACCAACTTGAACTAGAAGAGAAGGTGGCGTTGCGAACCGTAGAACTAGAAAAAGCCAATACCCAATTACAAGCGCTAAGTGAAATGGATGCACTCACAGGCCTTTATAATAGACGCTATACCGAAACGCATTTTCCAACACTACACGATATGTGTAAGCGTAACGGCTCTGCATTGGCATTTTGTATAGTCGATATTGACCACTTTAAACAGGTCAATGACACCTATGGCCATCAAGCGGGTGATAAGGCATTAATCACCATAGCCACATTGATGAAACAGTTTTTCAAGCGAGACACTGATATTGTCTCTCGATATGGCGGCGAAGAGTTTTTAATAATTTTACCCCAGTGTAATGCTCTACAAGTAGAAATTCATCTTAACCAATTTCGACAACTCATTGCCGATACAGAGATAGAGATGAGTCCGACCCAAAAGGCTAAGCTGACCGTCAGTATGGGGACTGTGGTTAGTAATGCAGGTGAATTCAACAACATAGACCACTGGTTTAAAATGGCAGATCTAAACCTCTATGAAGCCAAAGAAAGTGGCAGAGATAAAGTGATCTGTTCTCTGTTAGCTGAAGGTGAATATTAG
- a CDS encoding M23 family metallopeptidase, whose translation MGAIGVSGTAVAQVTLQGKMEQGALIRAHTTPGTEVYLNGDAIKVTPQGHFAFGFERDGALNQELKLVYPDGLTQIKPLTINAKEYKIDKLTGIAKKIMKPDPKAQVRAAKDSKQVKAARSQFTTSEAFTQEFIWPLTGRISGVYGSQRVYNGKPGNPHYGVDVAAKTGTVVVAPADGVISLSVPDMFYSGGTIILDHGYGVSSSFLHLSKLYVKQGDEIKQGQPIAEVGATGRVTGPHLDWRVNWYQMRLDPVTIVPSMASVLDK comes from the coding sequence ATGGGTGCTATAGGCGTAAGTGGAACTGCAGTTGCACAAGTGACCTTGCAGGGCAAGATGGAGCAGGGCGCATTAATTCGTGCCCATACGACGCCAGGAACGGAAGTTTACCTTAACGGAGACGCGATAAAAGTGACTCCACAAGGTCATTTTGCTTTTGGTTTTGAACGCGATGGTGCGCTTAACCAAGAGTTAAAGTTGGTCTATCCCGATGGACTGACCCAAATTAAACCGCTGACGATTAACGCAAAAGAGTACAAAATCGACAAACTCACTGGGATCGCAAAGAAGATCATGAAACCCGATCCCAAGGCGCAAGTCAGAGCGGCCAAAGACAGCAAACAAGTTAAGGCGGCAAGAAGTCAATTTACAACAAGTGAAGCATTTACCCAAGAGTTTATCTGGCCATTAACGGGACGTATCTCTGGGGTTTACGGTAGTCAACGTGTTTATAATGGCAAGCCAGGTAACCCGCATTATGGCGTCGATGTCGCCGCTAAAACGGGCACAGTTGTTGTGGCGCCCGCAGATGGGGTGATCAGTCTCTCGGTGCCTGATATGTTTTACTCTGGCGGGACAATTATTCTCGATCATGGTTACGGGGTGAGTTCGAGCTTTTTGCACTTAAGTAAGCTGTATGTCAAACAAGGTGATGAGATCAAGCAAGGTCAACCCATTGCCGAAGTCGGTGCCACAGGTAGGGTGACTGGCCCCCATTTAGATTGGCGTGTTAACTGGTATCAGATGCGACTCGACCCTGTCACTATCGTCCCTTCAATGGCGAGTGTGTTAGATAAATAA